A genomic window from Fusarium verticillioides 7600 chromosome 5, whole genome shotgun sequence includes:
- a CDS encoding beta-glucosidase, translated as MADINVEEVLKKLSLAEKVSLLAGIDFWHTKSLPEHGVPSLRLSDGPNGVRGTRFFNGIPAACFPCGTGLGATFNQELLEEAGKKMGEEAIGKSAHVILGPTINMQRSPLGGRGFESIGEDPFLAGLGAAALVRGIQSTGVQSTIKHFVCNDQEHKRMSVQAIITERALREIYALPFQLVVRDSQPGAFMTSYNGVNGTSCSESKKLLNDMLREEWGWEGLIMSDWYGTYSVTDAIKAGLDLEMPGPTRWRGDVLNFAAACEKVWGHVIDDRAREVLKFVKKCAASGVKEHGPEKTLDTPETAALLRKIGNESIVLLKNEKSLLPLAKDKKTLVIGPNAKVATYHGGGSASLAAYYAVTPYDGIAEKLGSQTAYTIGAYTHKLSPLLGSQTKGEDGKAGMSWKVYNKPPSDTSRKPVDELWLAKSEMHLVDYYNSELEDLWFADLEGILEVEEDSTYEFGVIVCGTANLYVNDELVVDNSTKQIAGDAFFGTATREELGRKDLKKGEKYKIRIEFASAPSFTLKLDNPVVGHGSLRVGASKVIDAKQEIERSVALAKEHDQVIICAGLNSDWETEGSDRESMKLPGALDELISAVAAANSQTAVVMQTGTPEEMPWLDEVPAVIQAWYGGNETGNCIADILFGDANPSGKLSLSFPKRLADVPAFLNFRTEAGRTLYGEDVYMGYRYYEFADREVNFPFGHGLSYTTFAFSDLNVSSKDGKLTTSVTIKNTGSVRGAEVAQLYVRPMQAAKVNRPVKELKGFAKVELDAGESKTVTITELEKYAAAYFDEEKDKWCVEAGEYEIIISDSSAVTDKALKGSFKVDETYWWSGI; from the exons ATGGCTGACATTAACGTCGAAGAGGtcctgaagaagctgtctctCGCTGAGAAGGTCTCCCTCCTGGCAG GAATTGACTTCTGGCATACAAAGTCACTCCCAGAGCATGGAGTCCCATCTCTACGTCTATCAGATGGCCCCAACGGCGTAAGAGGAACCAGATTCTTCAACGGTATCCCGGCAGCATGCTTTCCCTGCGGCACCGGCCTTGGTGCAACATTCAACCAAGAACTGCTTGAGGAAGCAGGAAAAAAGATGGGTGAAGAGGCAATTGGAAAGAGTGCTCATGTAATTCTCGGCCccaccatcaacatgcaACGTTCGCCTCTTGGAGGACGTGGTTTTGAGTCTATAGGCGAGGACCCCTTTCTCGCTGGCCTCGGTGCCGCTGCGCTTGTTCGTGGAATCCAGAGCACAGGTGTGCAATCAACAATCAAGCATTTTGTATGCAATGATCAAGAACATAAGCGCATGAGTGTTCAAGCTATCATCACAGAGCGTGCACTTCGTGAGATCTACGCTCTTCCCTTCCAGCTGGTTGTACGAGACTCACAGCCCGGTGCATTCATGACATCTTACAACGGTGTCAACGGAACTTCTTGCAGTGAGAGCAAGAAGCTACTGAACGACATGCTACGTGAAGAATGGGGTTGGGAGGGTCTGATCATGAGTGATTGGTACGGCACATATAGTGTCACAgacgccatcaaggctggtcttgatcttgagatgccTGGCCCTACTCGCTGGCGAGGCGATGTCCTCAACTTTGCAGCTGCTTGTGAGAAGGTTTGGGGGCATGTTATTGATGACCGCGCCCGAGAGGTCCTCAAGTTTGTCAAGAAGTGTGCTGCCTCTGGTGTCAAGGAACACGGCCCTGAGAAGACACTCGATACACCTGAGACAGCCGCTCTTCTCCGTAAGATCGGAAACGAGAGTATTGTGCTCctgaagaatgagaagagccttcttcCGTTGGCgaaggataagaagaccTTGGTCATTGGACCTAACGCCAAGGTTGCGACTTACCATGGTGGTGGCTCTGCCTCTCTAGCCGCCTACTACGCTGTGACACCTTACGATGGTATCGCTGAAAAGCTCGGTAGCCAGACTGCATACACTATAGGTGCCTACACCCATAAACTGAGCCCTCTACTGGGAAGCCAGACCAAGGGCGAAGACGGAAAGGCTGGTATGAGCTGGAAGGTGTACAACAAGCCACCTAGCGACACATCCCGCAAGCCCGTCGACGAGCTATGGCTTGCCAAGTCGGAAATGCACCTCGTCGACTACTACAACTCTGAGCTCGAAGACCTCTGGTTCGCAGATCTAGAAGGAATTCTAGAAGTCGAGGAAGATTCCACGTACGAGTTTGGCGTCATCGTCTGCGGGACTGCCAACCTCTACGTCAACGACGAGCTTGTCGTCGACAACTCGACCAAGCAAATCGCCGGCGACGCGTTCTTCGGCACAGCGACACGGGAAGAGCTCGGCCGCAAGGACCTaaagaagggcgagaagTACAAGATCAGGATTGAGTTTGCCTCGGCCCCAAGCTTCACCCTCAAGCTGGACAACCCCGTCGTCGGCCACGGATCTCTTCGCGTCGGTGCATCAAAGGTCATCGACGCGAAGCAGGAAATCGAGCGATCTGTCGCTCTCGCTAAGGAGCATGATCAGGTCATTATTTGTGCTGGTCTGAACTCGGACTGGGAGACGGAGGGCTCCGACCGTGAGAGCATGAAGCTTCCCGGAGCTCTGGATGAGCTCATTTCCGCTGTCGCAGCCGCGAATTCGCAGACGGCTGTTGTTATGCAGACTGGTACGCCGGAGGAGATGCCCTGGCTGGATGAAGTCCCTGCTGTGATTCAGGCGTGGTATGGTGGTAACGAGACGGGTAACTGCATTGCAGACATTCTCTTTGGTGACGCAAACCCGTCTGGCAAGCTATCGCTGAGCTTCCCCAAGCGCTTAGCCGATGTCCCAGCATTCCTTAATTTCCGAACCGAAGCCGGGCGAACACTTTATGGTGAGGATGTGTATATGGGATACCGATACTACGAATTTGCCGACCGTGAAGTCAACTTCCCCTTTGGTCACGGCCTCTCATACACCACCTTTGCCTTCTCAGACCTCAATGTTTCctccaaggatggcaagctcaCCACAAGCGTTACCATAAAAAACACAGGCTCCGTGCGCGGTGCAGAAGTTGCGCAGCTTTACGTGCGCCCAATGCAAGCTGCCAAGGTGAACCGTCCtgtcaaggagctcaagggttTCGCAAAGGTTGAGCTAGATGCTGGCGAGTCTAAGACGGTGACTATCACTGAGTTGGAGAAATATGCCGCCGCATACTtcgacgaagagaaggacaagtggtgtgttgaggctggtgagtACGAGATTATTATTAGTGACAGCAGTGCTGTGACCGACAAGGCACTCAAGGGCTCCTTCAAGGTCGATGAGACATACTGGTGGTCTGGTATTTAA
- a CDS encoding nitrogen fixation protein NifU: MFARGIRAVSRRAAVAAPLARPTILPARQISPAVAVNATRSYHEKVLDHYSRPRNVGSMNKKDADVGTGLVGAPACGDVMKLQIRVDPETQKISEVKFKTFGCGSAIASSSYLTELVRGMSLDDAGKVKNTEIAKELCLPPVKLHCSMLAEDAIKSAISDYYTKNPNAKVSNLSGTGMKLPEADAAAA, translated from the exons ATGTTTGCTAGAGGAATTCGCGCTGTCTCGCGGCGagctgctgtcgctgctcCCCTCGCCCGTCCTACCATCCTCCCTGCCCGCCAGATCTCTCCCGCCGTCGCCGTCAACGCTACCCGCTCCTACCACGAGAAGGTCCTTGACCACTACTCGCGACCTCGAAATGTCGGCTccatgaacaagaaggatgctgaTGTCGGTACCGGTCTCGTCGGCGCCCCGGCCTGCGGCGATGTTATGAAGCTCCAGATCCGCGTCGACCCTGAAACTCAGAAGATCTCCGaggtcaagttcaagacGTTCGGATGCGGTTCCGCCATCGCCTCCAGCAGCTATCTCACTGAGCTTGTGCGCGGCATGAgcttggatgatgctggcaaggtcaagaacacTGAGATTGCTAAGGAGCTCTGCTTACCCCCCGTCAAGC TGCACTGCTCCATGCTTGCTGAGGATGCCATCAAGTCTGCCATCTCAGATTATTACACCAAGAACCCCAACGCCAAGGTCAGCAACCTCAGCGGTACCGGCATGAAGCTCCCCGAGGCCGACGCCGCTGCTGCTTAA